In Pseudophryne corroboree isolate aPseCor3 chromosome 3, aPseCor3.hap2, whole genome shotgun sequence, a genomic segment contains:
- the LOC135057315 gene encoding E3 ubiquitin-protein ligase TRIM39-like, producing the protein MAETVVVCTYCVSPVPAAKTCLLCEVSLCDDHLRAHSKSVEHILHEPASTLANRRCPIHNKNLKYCCSDDAAYICVTCCLDGDHREHHVEPLFEAAKKLKENLTNILGKLIKKKEEAENEIRSLHLQKTRIQDNHVCVTEQVTVLFQDLRKQLTFLENQVLNDISKQVQQISDVVSEHIQQLEKMKDELYSKTCHIEELCNMTDPLTVLQGGKTYSADLCDTNVESNDTEQRHGEMFQCVGDLDKGLISVTLHKGLSDILIGAKEKLNVQKPSDILFDVKTAGKFLDVLGDLKIAKSSEKKVNRPKISERFQYSQVLSTSSFSLGQHYWEVETCESGNWRVGICYPSMDRKGEKSYIGDNNKSWCLGWCDGVCSVMHNKKVTDLFRKSASCKTVGIYLDYEAGQLSFYALCNPIRHLHTFTATFTEPVHAAFGVWNSYLRINN; encoded by the coding sequence ATGGCAGAGACTGTGGTCGTTTGCACATACTGTGTctccccagttcctgctgctaaaaCATGTCTGTTATGTGAAGTTTCACTGTGTGATGATCATCTTCGAGCACACAGCAAGTCAGTGGAACATATCTTACATGAACCCGCAAGTACCCTGGCAAACAGACGATGCCCCATCCACAATAAGAACTTGAAGTACTGCTGTTCAGACGATGCTGCTTACATATGTGTGACCTGTTGCTTGGATGGAGACCACAGAGAACACCATGTTGAGCCTCTCTTTGAAGCAGCTAAGAAGTTGAAGGAAAATTTGACAAATATTTTGGGGAAACTGATCAAAAAGAAAGAGGAGGCTGAAAATGAAATTCGGAGTCTACACCTACAAAAAACAAGAATACAAGACAATCATGTTTGTGTAACAGAGCAAGTGACTGTTCTATTTCAGGATCTAAGGAAACAGCTAACCTTCCTAGAGAATCAAGTCCTGAATGACATCTCCAAGCAGGTACAGCAGATTTCTGATGTAGtctctgaacatatacagcagctgGAAAAAATGAAGGACGAGCTGTACAGCAAGACATGTCACATTGAGGAGTTGTGTAACATGACTGATCCACTAACTGTCTTACAAGGTGGTAAAACGTACAGCGCTGACCTTTGTGACACTAATGTAGAAAGTAATGATACTGAGCAGAGACATGGAGAAATGTTCCAATGTGTTGGCGATCTGGATAAGGGTCTGATCTCTGTGACTCTACATAAAGGTTTATCTGATATTCTGATTGGCGCAAAGGAGAAGCTTAATGTACAAAAGCCTTCCGATATTTTATTTGATGTAAAAACAGCTGGTAAATTTTTAGATGTATTGGGTGACTTGAAAATCGCTAAATCCTCAGAAAAAAAAGTAAATCGTCCCAAAATATCTGAAAGATTTCAGTATAGTCAAGTTTTAAGCACCAGTAGTTTTTCCTTAGGGCAACATTACTGGGAAGTAGAGACCTGTGAATCAGGGAACTGGAGGGTAGGGATATGTTATCCCAGTATGGACAGGAAAGGAGAAAAGTCATACATAGGAGATAATAACAAATCTTGGTGTCTGGGCTGGTGTGATGGAGTGTGTAGTGTGATGCATAATAAAAAAGTGACCGATTTATTTCGGAAGTCTGCTTCCTGTAAAACAGTAGGAATATATCTGGATTATGAGGCCGGGCAGCTGTCCTTTTATGCTTTGTGTAATcccatcagacacttacacaccttCACTGCCACATTCACAGAACCCGTCCATGCTGCATTTGGTGTATGGAATAGCTACTTGAGAATAAATAACTAG